The genomic stretch CTGAGCCCACCCCAGTGGTGGAAGAGGCCGTCACCGCCTCCATGCCGATGCCAACCGAGCCGGAAGCTCCCGCGCAGGAGACTGATCCGGCACCGCAGGAGCAGCAGTCCAGCACCGGAAACACCGGTTGGTCCAACACCGGGCAGGCTCAGAGCAGCACCGGCCAGCAGACTTCGCAAGCCAACATCGGCCAGCAGTCCCAGGGCAACACCCAGGTCGCCTCAACCTCCCCCGCACAGGAAGAGGCCCCGGCCGCTTCCAGTGGCGGCAACGGCTCGATCGTGGGCGCCGCCTATGCAGGTCTCGGCAACCCCTACTCCTTCGGCGGCACCACTCCCGCCGGCTGGGACTGCTCCGGGTTCATCAACTGGGCCTACGGCCAGGCCGGCATCGACGTGCCCCGCAGCACTTACGCCATGATGGGCTCGCTGCGCCAGGTCTCCTCGCCCTCCCCGGGCGACATCGTCATCCAGAACGGTGGCAGCCACGCCGCCATTTACGTGGGCAACGGCCAGCTCATCGGCGCCAACAACCCCCGCGTGGGAACCATCCAGTACCCGCTGAACTCCCCGTACTGGACCAACACCATGTACCTCAGCGCGAACTGATGCTTCCGCCGCCTCAGCGGTGCAGTAGAAACCTCGGCCGTAGGGCGCGATCCTCACAGGGATCGCGCCCTACGGCTACCAGGTTCACGAACTTGGAGTGAGTGAATGAGACCAGCAAGGTCTCCGGCGCCACCGATGACCACCCAAGTTGACGCTTAGTCCGTGCTGGACAGAGCACCGCCAAGGAGCCACCCATTGCCGGCGCAGATACCAATCTACGATCAGATCATGACGGATAGCTCCACCGGTACGGTCAAGGTCCTTGTGGTCGACGATGAGAAACCACTTCTGCATCTCGTTGAGCAGTACCTTCACCGCGAAGGAATGAACGTAGCAACCACCAGCGACGGCGCTGCTGCCGTAGAGATGGCCCGGAATCAAGACCCCGCCGTGGTGATCCTGGATCTGGGCCTGCCGGGTATGGATGGTGTCGAGGTGTGCCGCCAGATCCGCAACTTCTCCGACTGTTATGTCGTGATGCTCACTGCGCGTGCCGAGGAAGTGGACCGGCTCATCGGGCTTTCCGTCGGTGCCGATGACTATGTGACCAAACCCTTCAGTCCCCGTGAGTTAGTGCTGCGAGTGCGTGCCATGCTGCGCCGGCCACGGCAGGGCCCACGAGCTGACTCCCGGGTCGTTGAGATCGGGGCGCTCCGCGTCGACTTGGCCGGACGTGAGGTCCATCTTCGAGGCGCACCAGTTGAACTGACCCGTACCGAGTTCGACGTCTTGGCTGTCCTGATCTCAGAACCGGGAGTCGCAATCTCTCGGAGTGAACTGATCACTCGGGTATGGGGCCAGGACTGGTTTGGAGATAGACACCTTGTCGATGTCCACGTGGGACATCTCCGTCGAAAGCTAGGAGATGACCCGACCGATCCTGAGTTCATTCACACTATTCGTGGTGTCGGGTACAAGGCGGGATCCACACGATGAAACAGCAACGACGAGGCGCCGGACTCGGGACGCGCATCCTGGCTGCCCTGATCGTGGTGCTCTGTGTCGCCGCTGCCACCGCATGGCTCGTCGCGCTCATCATCGGACCGTTGATCTTCCATGACCACATGCTGATGGTCGAGAGCGTCAACCCTGAACCAGAAGTCATCACCCATGCCGAAGAAGCCTTCGACGCCGCGTGGACACTCACCCTCGCACTCGCGCTACTGGCAGCCGTGGCAACCTCAGTCATCGTCACACTCTTCCTGGTCCGTCGAATCATCAGCCCAATCAGCACAGTCCGTGGCGCGGTCACCAAAGTCGCAGACGGCGACTACACCGCCCGGGTGCCTGAAGTGAGCATGGGCGCTGAATTCACAGAACTGATGGACGCCTTCAACACGATGGCCAGCAAGCTGGACCAGACCGAAAGCACCCGCAAACGCCTGCTCTCTGATCTGGCTCACGAGATGCGCACCCCCGTAGCCACCGTCTATGGGTATCTCGAAGCCATGCAGGACGGGGTCGCCCACGCCGATGACGAGACCCTGGTGATGCTGCGGGAACAGACCGCGCGTCTAACTCGCCTGGCGGAGGACATCTCACTGGTCAGCGCCGCCGAAGAGCGACACCTGAGTCTGCAACCAGCCCCCACCCAGGTAGGTGAGCTGCTCACGACTGCCGAAGCTCAGACGCGCGGACGCTACCGAGAGAAACGAGTGAACCTTTTCGTCGACGCCACCGCTCAATCACAGGACATCGGGGTCACTGTCGATAGCGGGCGCATCGGACAGGTGCTCACCAACCTGTTGGACAATGCACTGCACCACACTGATCCCGGCGACGAAGTGACCCTACGAGCAGCACACTCAACAACGTCGGTGACCATAGAGGTTGCAGACACCGGTCACGGGATAGCGACTGAGCACCTCCCGCACGTCTTCGAACGCTTCTACCGTGTGGACACCGCCCGAGACCGCCAACATGGAGGCTCGGGGATCGGCCTGGCCATCGTTCGCTCCATCATCACCGCCCACGGGGGAACCGTTCGCGCCCACAGCGACGGACCAGGAGCTGGGGCTGTCTTCACCGTCAAGCTGCCCCGCCAGTCCGGGTGAGAACGTGAAGGTTCGATGAAGGACCATGTGCGGTCCACCGCGTCTCCGGAGCCGCTGGATACCCTCAATGACTGCGCCCGAAGCAATCCCCCGGCCCAGAGCAACCGAAACCAACGGAGGACGAGAGTGTCAACTGAGGGAACACTCCCTTCCGAAGGGCCGTCCCGACTGGGTCGACACCGCATGGTCGCCCTGGACGCAGCACGCGGCCTGGCTGTCATCGGCATGATCGCCGTCAACACCGGGCCCCGCGGGGATGACGAACTCCTGGAGATGCTCTATCGCATTCCCTATGGTCGAGCCTCTCTGCTCTTCGTCCTTCTGGGCGGCATCGGGCTGTCTTTGATGACTCGACGCTCTCGGTTGCAGGGGGCGCCTCTGCCCTGGGTGTCGCTGGTGTGGCGGTGCGCCTTGCTGCTCCTGGGAGGACTGGCGCTCCAGGAACTAGCCCACGACGTCTCTGTAAT from Nesterenkonia sandarakina encodes the following:
- a CDS encoding response regulator transcription factor; amino-acid sequence: MTDSSTGTVKVLVVDDEKPLLHLVEQYLHREGMNVATTSDGAAAVEMARNQDPAVVILDLGLPGMDGVEVCRQIRNFSDCYVVMLTARAEEVDRLIGLSVGADDYVTKPFSPRELVLRVRAMLRRPRQGPRADSRVVEIGALRVDLAGREVHLRGAPVELTRTEFDVLAVLISEPGVAISRSELITRVWGQDWFGDRHLVDVHVGHLRRKLGDDPTDPEFIHTIRGVGYKAGSTR
- a CDS encoding C40 family peptidase; the protein is MTFVSRRDRRRQAKPSLAQAVASNAGTVGRGAAAAVAASGLVISSGVAANAGTDIQTPEGSTLDINTADFGVERASTTSSVAVTAAQDVQLSFDRPMVTSTPAPVVEPEPAPAPESASEPEPEPAPEPTPVVEEAVTASMPMPTEPEAPAQETDPAPQEQQSSTGNTGWSNTGQAQSSTGQQTSQANIGQQSQGNTQVASTSPAQEEAPAASSGGNGSIVGAAYAGLGNPYSFGGTTPAGWDCSGFINWAYGQAGIDVPRSTYAMMGSLRQVSSPSPGDIVIQNGGSHAAIYVGNGQLIGANNPRVGTIQYPLNSPYWTNTMYLSAN
- a CDS encoding sensor histidine kinase, which encodes MKQQRRGAGLGTRILAALIVVLCVAAATAWLVALIIGPLIFHDHMLMVESVNPEPEVITHAEEAFDAAWTLTLALALLAAVATSVIVTLFLVRRIISPISTVRGAVTKVADGDYTARVPEVSMGAEFTELMDAFNTMASKLDQTESTRKRLLSDLAHEMRTPVATVYGYLEAMQDGVAHADDETLVMLREQTARLTRLAEDISLVSAAEERHLSLQPAPTQVGELLTTAEAQTRGRYREKRVNLFVDATAQSQDIGVTVDSGRIGQVLTNLLDNALHHTDPGDEVTLRAAHSTTSVTIEVADTGHGIATEHLPHVFERFYRVDTARDRQHGGSGIGLAIVRSIITAHGGTVRAHSDGPGAGAVFTVKLPRQSG